From Apium graveolens cultivar Ventura chromosome 9, ASM990537v1, whole genome shotgun sequence, the proteins below share one genomic window:
- the LOC141686619 gene encoding LOB domain-containing protein 25-like, with translation MAASSVTYNTPCAACKFLRRKCVPVCIFAPYFPPEEPQKFANVHKIFGASNVTKLLNELLPHQREDAVNSLAYEAEARVRDPVYGCVGAISFLQMQVERLQEELDAANADLIRYASGRYPHQQNVSGASLPATINAVPIQGSTSHYSSRAPRQMRPNESMIRGGMTYYPSPASNFLLPWNDDNASGRGGDGGI, from the coding sequence ATGGCTGCTTCATCTGTGACATATAACACGCCATGCGCTGCTTGCAAGTTCTTGAGAAGAAAATGCGTTCCAGTTTGCATATTTGCCCCTTATTTCCCACCTGAAGAACCACAAAAATTCGCAAATGTGCACAAAATATTCGGTGCAAGCAACGTAACGAAGCTCCTTAACGAGCTCCTCCCTCATCAAAGAGAAGACGCGGTGAATTCCCTGGCCTATGAAGCAGAGGCACGAGTCAGAGATCCAGTTTATGGTTGCGTTGGTGCCATTTCATTTCTGCAAATGCAAGTTGAGAGGCTACAGGAGGAGCTGGATGCGGCTAATGCTGATTTGATTCGATATGCTAGCGGCCGTTACCCCCATCAACAGAATGTCTCTGGAGCCTCATTGCCAGCCACAATAAATGCGGTGCCAATTCAAGGCAGTACTAGTCATTATAGTAGTCGAGCACCGCGACAAATGAGGCCAAATGAGTCGATGATTAGAGGAGGAATGACTTACTATCCATCACCAGCTTCTAATTTTTTGCTTCCATGGAATGATGATAATGCTTCTGGCCGAGGAGGAGATGGAGGAATTTGA